A window of Candidatus Binatia bacterium contains these coding sequences:
- a CDS encoding Kazal-type serine protease inhibitor domain-containing protein, whose product MRFDRFRMIGCFMAFLLVSACGGSSMPKDSCDPETGSCEQVCGGLPLPEMSTACDADQVCERPADSCRIADLQGVCVAKPELCPEIYQPVCACNGQTYGNNCLRLQAGAALDFPGACDQPCPVLDCPPGSRPVDANGNGCATTCEEAYDVPCSVEEDCWWQDNLYCKRPEGTCGSVDGICTTKAEGCTSDYTPVCGCDEATYSNSCDAAIAGVSVAASGPC is encoded by the coding sequence ATGCGCTTCGATCGCTTTCGGATGATTGGTTGTTTTATGGCATTCCTGCTCGTTTCCGCCTGCGGAGGTTCCAGCATGCCCAAGGACTCGTGCGACCCTGAGACAGGCAGCTGCGAGCAAGTTTGCGGAGGGTTGCCGCTACCCGAAATGAGCACCGCTTGCGATGCCGACCAGGTCTGTGAGCGGCCGGCAGACAGCTGCAGAATCGCTGACCTGCAGGGAGTCTGCGTCGCCAAACCCGAATTATGTCCCGAGATCTACCAGCCGGTTTGTGCCTGTAACGGCCAGACCTATGGCAACAACTGCCTGCGTCTGCAGGCAGGTGCCGCATTGGATTTCCCGGGCGCCTGCGACCAGCCCTGCCCGGTTCTCGATTGCCCGCCCGGTAGCCGCCCCGTCGACGCCAATGGCAATGGCTGTGCCACAACCTGCGAGGAGGCCTACGATGTCCCCTGCAGCGTCGAGGAAGACTGCTGGTGGCAAGACAATCTCTACTGCAAGCGACCTGAGGGAACCTGTGGGAGTGTCGACGGAATCTGCACGACAAAGGCCGAAGGTTGCACGAGCGACTACACCCCGGTTTGCGGCTGTGATGAGGCCACATACAGCAACAGCTGCGACGCGGCCATCGCGGGCGTCAGTGTGGCAGCTTCAGGCCCCTGTTAG
- a CDS encoding bile acid:sodium symporter, which produces MNSSIAQALMFSLMFGMGLALTVQDFRRVLSVKAPVVTGLCLQLFLMPFVGGALAVFFDLPPLLGLGMVVCAALPGGAGSNLLVHFGRAHTALSITLTATATFAALFTLPLWIRGTQGLLGAEAETVIVPVLDTALQLGILTVLPVALGMLVREGYPQAARYERRVTGLSGLALLAVMIWDTADQPEAPLALLEQAFLPVLCLVLLGVLVGVVVPLIFGQTLEDAVTIAIELCVKNVLLGMVVLASAFPQIDPNVPLFVYSGVMMPAALLLLVGFRARLRWLGASAGTS; this is translated from the coding sequence ATGAATTCTTCGATCGCTCAGGCGCTGATGTTCAGCCTGATGTTCGGCATGGGGCTGGCTCTGACCGTTCAGGATTTTCGCCGGGTTTTGTCGGTCAAAGCGCCAGTCGTGACCGGACTCTGCCTGCAATTATTCTTGATGCCCTTTGTGGGCGGCGCCCTGGCCGTGTTCTTCGATCTTCCGCCTCTCCTCGGTCTTGGAATGGTTGTTTGCGCGGCCCTTCCCGGTGGCGCTGGTTCCAATCTTCTGGTGCATTTCGGCCGCGCGCATACCGCCTTGTCGATCACGCTTACAGCGACAGCGACGTTTGCCGCACTATTTACACTCCCCTTGTGGATTCGGGGAACGCAAGGCTTGCTGGGTGCCGAGGCGGAAACCGTGATTGTTCCGGTTCTCGATACCGCTCTGCAGTTGGGCATTTTGACGGTATTGCCCGTGGCCTTGGGGATGCTTGTGCGCGAGGGGTATCCTCAGGCGGCTCGCTACGAACGGAGGGTTACAGGCCTCAGTGGACTGGCCTTGTTGGCCGTGATGATCTGGGACACCGCGGATCAGCCAGAAGCGCCATTGGCTCTGCTCGAGCAGGCATTCCTGCCGGTCTTGTGCCTGGTCCTGCTGGGCGTCCTGGTTGGCGTTGTCGTGCCTCTGATCTTCGGCCAGACGCTTGAGGATGCAGTGACGATCGCCATCGAGCTCTGCGTCAAGAACGTGCTTCTCGGGATGGTTGTTCTGGCGTCTGCCTTCCCCCAAATCGATCCCAACGTCCCGTTGTTTGTCTATTCTGGAGTCATGATGCCGGCCGCCCTGTTGCTGTTGGTGGGTTTCCGGGCACGCCTCCGGTGGCTCGGGGCCTCTGCCGGAACCTCTTGA
- a CDS encoding sulfotransferase has translation MSTDEGALPTPRSLQRVPARAINRAWEILHRLGIGKIKLDENSLLAKARRETGLHDFGDDCFVEPMRQVLYGLEHESRTNPLGDFFTRTNLVRLLKNRLLAQDLFTRHPEILARDLRPPIAVVGLARSGTTRTHRLLASDPQFVHLKTWESVMPAPVPESFTASIDPRYRNTDYGLRMVLYLMPHMASVHPMGTEEVEEEAGLIQHGFETSLFSAMNTLPSYFDWYIDRPCDASYQYMVKMMKLISWFRKDDPEKPWILKTPEHMVNFAPLLRCFPDARIVSTHRDPLSVLSSLMSMAWMSLVRDYDELDPQMIGAQWKRFQDTSIRNYLEVRDSDLVSDGQIIDLLYQDINDDWEREVGRVYRHFDLDLSDQALEEMSSWMAGNQQNKHGKHRHSLEQFGFDAAELEKHYAPYRERFSIPVAKVH, from the coding sequence ATGTCTACCGATGAAGGGGCACTTCCGACGCCCAGATCATTACAGCGTGTTCCCGCAAGGGCAATCAATCGTGCATGGGAAATTTTACACCGCCTGGGGATCGGCAAGATCAAACTGGACGAGAATAGCCTGCTGGCAAAAGCGCGGCGTGAGACCGGGTTGCATGATTTTGGCGACGATTGTTTTGTGGAGCCGATGCGCCAGGTTTTGTACGGGCTGGAGCACGAATCGAGGACCAATCCACTAGGCGACTTTTTCACGCGGACGAATCTGGTGCGTTTGTTGAAGAACCGCTTGCTCGCGCAAGATTTATTCACGCGACACCCCGAGATTCTCGCCCGCGATCTGCGGCCTCCGATTGCGGTGGTGGGCCTTGCCCGGTCCGGGACGACCCGCACCCATCGTCTGCTCGCCAGCGATCCCCAATTTGTGCATCTCAAGACGTGGGAGTCAGTGATGCCGGCGCCCGTCCCCGAAAGTTTTACGGCGTCGATCGACCCGCGTTATCGAAATACAGATTACGGTCTGCGAATGGTTCTCTACTTGATGCCGCATATGGCATCCGTGCATCCGATGGGAACCGAAGAGGTGGAGGAAGAAGCTGGTTTGATCCAGCATGGCTTCGAAACATCGCTCTTCTCGGCGATGAACACGCTCCCGAGCTATTTCGACTGGTATATCGATCGACCGTGTGATGCGTCCTATCAATATATGGTCAAGATGATGAAGTTGATCAGCTGGTTTCGCAAGGATGATCCCGAGAAGCCGTGGATCCTGAAGACGCCGGAGCATATGGTGAACTTTGCGCCGCTTCTGCGGTGCTTTCCGGACGCCAGGATCGTTTCCACGCACCGCGATCCATTGTCCGTGCTGAGTTCGTTGATGTCGATGGCCTGGATGTCGTTGGTTCGGGACTATGATGAACTCGACCCGCAGATGATCGGCGCCCAATGGAAGCGCTTTCAAGACACCTCGATCCGCAATTATCTCGAGGTTCGCGATAGTGATCTCGTGAGCGATGGCCAGATCATCGACCTCCTTTATCAGGATATCAACGACGATTGGGAGCGGGAAGTCGGTCGCGTGTATCGACACTTCGATCTGGACCTTTCCGACCAGGCACTCGAAGAAATGTCTTCGTGGATGGCCGGGAATCAGCAGAACAAGCATGGCAAGCATCGGCACAGTCTCGAGCAATTTGGTTTCGATGCGGCCGAACTCGAGAAGCATTACGCCCCCTATCGAGAGAGATTTTCCATTCCGGTCGCCAAGGTTCACTAG
- a CDS encoding DUF1214 domain-containing protein, which produces MSQDPITEITDMTAAYQAAATQGDAAAKAYAELSKTLLLIEQEYVCADPTLTSQQRAARRYLVANTLQHGFHCWFDCDPRRPWFHRWLSPTKKLLGDNPDAVYYGCVVDPAYSYRIRGNTMDAAYTSFTVERGVENGNISAGLTATLNDGEFEVNPDGSFEIIASPEPQEKNWLKLEPGAGGITTRHYWEMERQIAADPTFHVPLWIEPIDDPGPGALMDDAAVAAGIQRVINFVRGTTLDFPEIPEELMPAWISKEVNKFAGGDNDNELIGYSAKDIDYRQTIYDLGPDDALVMRGRFPRCRMGNVVIWNEQLQTPPYINRNVSLNRRQVQYLPDGSFEIVIAHKDPGVPNWIDAAGQKTGMIFWRFLLPEEEVPPIETRLVNVASLRN; this is translated from the coding sequence ATGAGCCAAGATCCAATCACTGAAATCACTGATATGACAGCAGCCTATCAGGCGGCTGCGACGCAGGGCGATGCTGCCGCAAAGGCCTATGCCGAACTCTCCAAAACGCTTCTTCTGATCGAACAGGAGTATGTCTGCGCCGATCCGACTCTTACGTCGCAGCAGCGCGCAGCACGCCGGTATCTGGTTGCCAATACCCTCCAGCACGGTTTCCACTGCTGGTTCGACTGCGATCCGCGGCGCCCCTGGTTTCACCGCTGGCTCAGCCCGACCAAGAAATTGCTCGGGGACAACCCCGATGCCGTCTATTACGGCTGCGTCGTGGACCCGGCCTATTCCTACCGAATTCGCGGCAACACCATGGATGCGGCGTATACCTCGTTTACGGTGGAGCGCGGTGTGGAGAACGGAAATATTTCGGCCGGCTTGACCGCTACGCTGAACGATGGGGAATTTGAAGTGAACCCCGACGGCAGCTTCGAAATCATCGCAAGCCCCGAGCCACAAGAGAAAAATTGGCTCAAGCTCGAGCCGGGTGCCGGGGGAATTACCACCCGCCATTATTGGGAGATGGAGCGCCAGATCGCTGCGGACCCGACCTTCCACGTCCCTCTCTGGATCGAACCGATCGATGATCCCGGTCCAGGCGCATTGATGGACGATGCCGCTGTCGCCGCAGGAATTCAGCGGGTCATCAACTTCGTCCGTGGAACCACCCTCGACTTCCCGGAAATTCCCGAGGAACTGATGCCCGCATGGATCTCAAAGGAAGTGAACAAATTCGCGGGCGGGGATAATGACAACGAATTGATTGGCTACTCGGCCAAGGACATCGACTATCGACAAACGATCTACGACCTCGGCCCCGATGATGCATTGGTGATGCGGGGGCGCTTCCCGCGCTGCCGGATGGGTAACGTCGTGATCTGGAACGAACAGCTTCAGACACCTCCTTATATCAACCGAAACGTGTCGCTGAACCGGCGTCAGGTCCAATACCTGCCGGACGGAAGCTTCGAAATCGTCATCGCACACAAGGACCCGGGCGTGCCCAACTGGATCGATGCTGCCGGCCAAAAAACCGGGATGATTTTTTGGCGGTTCCTCTTGCCCGAAGAGGAAGTTCCCCCAATCGAAACTCGACTGGTGAACGTCGCGTCCTTGCGTAACTGA
- a CDS encoding SDR family NAD(P)-dependent oxidoreductase, translating into MACHLVLAPEIRLRASRSQVREVATARPWKFGWFGPSTRFSRLVLFPAIVEPSLFLVTGASSGIGRMTAIALASAGAEVLAVGRRASALAETAAQGQGRIVTVEADVTVGLARAEIRRAVAGRSLSGLFHGAGIFPRGRLETMDLEGWRKAMATNVDARLHLVMDLRESLAGGRVLFPGSDASVNPRAGGAAYSVSKVASEMLWRCLCLELGDRIGFAIAKPGLVETQMLTDSIGASEEDFPARGVYVGMVERGETIAPEKIGAFFRWLLLEVPDGEFAGSRWDVRDAHHHEHWLRGELYSGKKSSSTPPSRS; encoded by the coding sequence ATGGCGTGTCATCTAGTTTTGGCCCCCGAGATTCGTCTGCGGGCAAGCCGCTCGCAAGTCCGGGAAGTGGCGACAGCACGTCCATGGAAATTTGGCTGGTTTGGTCCCTCGACACGGTTTTCGCGTCTGGTACTCTTCCCAGCCATTGTGGAACCATCTCTTTTCCTCGTCACCGGTGCCAGCAGCGGCATTGGACGGATGACGGCTATCGCGCTCGCTTCGGCCGGGGCTGAAGTTCTGGCGGTCGGCCGGCGAGCATCAGCCCTCGCGGAAACCGCGGCGCAGGGGCAGGGGCGCATCGTCACGGTCGAGGCGGATGTTACAGTGGGCCTTGCCCGTGCTGAAATTCGCCGGGCGGTAGCAGGGCGCTCCCTTTCGGGCCTGTTCCATGGCGCGGGGATCTTCCCGCGGGGCAGGCTCGAGACGATGGATCTCGAAGGGTGGCGGAAGGCGATGGCTACCAATGTGGATGCCCGCTTGCATTTGGTCATGGACCTGCGCGAGTCCCTCGCAGGTGGTCGAGTGCTCTTTCCTGGCTCGGATGCATCCGTGAACCCTCGCGCAGGGGGAGCGGCTTATTCTGTCTCGAAGGTAGCTTCGGAGATGCTTTGGCGGTGCCTCTGCCTGGAACTCGGGGATAGAATCGGATTTGCGATCGCCAAACCGGGTCTGGTCGAAACGCAAATGCTGACGGACTCGATCGGTGCCTCCGAGGAAGATTTTCCAGCCCGTGGTGTTTATGTCGGCATGGTCGAGCGCGGGGAGACCATCGCGCCCGAAAAAATAGGAGCCTTTTTCCGCTGGCTTCTTCTCGAGGTTCCCGATGGCGAGTTTGCGGGTTCTCGCTGGGATGTGCGCGATGCTCATCACCACGAGCATTGGCTCCGGGGTGAGCTCTACTCCGGAAAAAAGAGTTCGAGCACACCCCCGAGTCGAAGCTGA
- a CDS encoding cytochrome P450: MNLIGSGSVLQIVQKLVANDRMLRAVRPLIGPVNLWTPEYRRNPHATWKNLRCDSPIVYSRTFQNWVLTRYEDVHEALQSPCLSSDRSVVPRVRLAQWLNRNEPEFLDFLQRNLLMREGEDHRRLRRIVSKAFTPRRVNQLRPRLEELADELLDEATSQGDMELIGDFAYPFPISAIAELLGIPRADREKFFVWTADLVQILDPLQGTDGAESMRRAARSLYAYFRPLLAKRRLEPKDDLMSAMIAAEDAGETLEEGDMVALCGLLLAAGHETTANLIGLAVLNLLRHPEQRQRLQDDLGLLPTAVNEFLRYESPIQLTDRAVVQRFEIGGREFRPGQILGVSLVSANRDAAQFENPDELDLSREHNPHLALGQGAHFCLGAQLAKIEGEIALGAILRRFPDFQGPTEPPGWRRSVIIRGPTTLPLRLRT, translated from the coding sequence ATGAATCTGATAGGTAGTGGCAGCGTGTTGCAGATCGTACAAAAACTGGTCGCCAACGACCGGATGCTGCGAGCGGTTCGACCCTTGATCGGACCGGTCAACCTCTGGACACCGGAATATCGACGGAACCCTCACGCCACCTGGAAAAACCTGCGCTGCGACAGCCCGATTGTCTACAGCCGGACTTTCCAGAACTGGGTCCTCACGCGTTACGAGGATGTGCACGAGGCTCTCCAGAGCCCTTGCCTGTCTTCGGACCGCTCGGTCGTACCCAGAGTTCGCCTCGCCCAGTGGTTGAATCGAAACGAGCCTGAGTTTCTGGACTTCCTGCAGCGTAACCTGCTGATGCGCGAAGGCGAGGACCATCGACGGCTCCGCCGTATCGTCAGCAAGGCGTTTACCCCGCGTCGCGTAAATCAACTGCGCCCCCGCCTCGAGGAACTTGCCGACGAACTCCTCGACGAAGCGACATCGCAGGGCGACATGGAATTGATTGGAGACTTTGCCTACCCCTTTCCGATTTCGGCGATCGCGGAGCTCCTCGGGATTCCCCGAGCCGATCGAGAAAAGTTTTTTGTCTGGACAGCAGACCTCGTTCAGATCCTCGACCCTTTGCAGGGAACCGATGGTGCGGAATCCATGCGACGCGCCGCCAGATCTCTTTACGCCTATTTTCGACCTCTTCTCGCCAAAAGACGGCTTGAACCCAAGGATGATCTGATGTCTGCGATGATCGCGGCAGAGGATGCCGGGGAAACGCTCGAAGAGGGCGATATGGTTGCGCTCTGCGGCCTCTTGCTGGCCGCGGGCCATGAAACTACCGCCAATCTCATCGGCTTGGCCGTGCTGAACCTGCTACGCCACCCCGAACAGCGCCAACGCCTGCAGGATGATCTCGGACTGCTTCCCACGGCTGTCAATGAATTCCTGCGTTACGAAAGTCCGATTCAATTAACCGATCGCGCCGTTGTGCAACGCTTCGAGATTGGCGGACGGGAATTCCGTCCCGGCCAGATTTTGGGAGTCAGCCTCGTTTCGGCCAACCGCGACGCAGCCCAATTCGAGAACCCCGACGAACTCGATCTCAGCCGCGAACACAACCCGCACCTCGCATTGGGCCAGGGCGCGCATTTCTGCCTCGGCGCCCAACTCGCAAAAATCGAAGGCGAGATTGCCCTCGGCGCAATCCTCCGGCGTTTCCCCGATTTTCAGGGACCGACCGAACCACCCGGCTGGCGACGCTCGGTGATCATCAGAGGACCAACCACCCTTCCGCTCCGTCTCCGAACCTAG
- the hisF gene encoding imidazole glycerol phosphate synthase subunit HisF, which produces MLAKRIIPCLDVKGGRVVKGVSFVGLRDAGDPVEVAERYDAEGADELTFLDITASHEEREIILDVVRETAERCFMPLTVGGGVRELSDIRTLLAAGADKVSMNTAAVADPDLVARAAEKFGTQCVVVAIDAKFVEAGRWEVFTHGGRRETGLDAVEWAQRLVENGAGEILLTSMDRDGQKDGYDIGLTRAVADAVPVPVIASGGAGTVEHLEEALSEGHASAALAASIFHYREIEIGACKEYLHSRGIPVRMGSLS; this is translated from the coding sequence ATGCTGGCCAAGCGCATCATCCCGTGTCTCGATGTCAAAGGGGGCCGGGTCGTCAAGGGCGTCTCTTTTGTCGGCTTGCGCGACGCAGGCGATCCAGTGGAAGTCGCTGAGCGCTATGATGCCGAAGGTGCGGATGAACTAACCTTTCTCGACATCACAGCATCACATGAGGAACGTGAAATCATATTGGATGTGGTGCGTGAAACAGCCGAGAGGTGCTTCATGCCGCTGACGGTCGGCGGCGGAGTGCGCGAGCTTTCCGATATTCGTACCTTGCTCGCGGCAGGAGCGGATAAGGTCTCGATGAATACTGCGGCAGTCGCGGACCCCGACCTGGTGGCGCGTGCTGCAGAAAAGTTCGGCACACAGTGCGTGGTGGTCGCGATCGATGCGAAATTTGTGGAGGCTGGCCGCTGGGAAGTTTTCACCCACGGTGGCCGCCGAGAAACGGGTCTGGACGCCGTCGAGTGGGCGCAACGCCTGGTCGAGAATGGCGCCGGAGAGATTCTGCTCACGAGTATGGATCGCGATGGCCAGAAGGATGGCTATGATATCGGGCTGACCCGCGCGGTCGCCGACGCGGTTCCTGTCCCGGTGATTGCCTCAGGTGGTGCGGGGACAGTGGAGCACCTGGAAGAAGCCTTGAGTGAAGGGCATGCCAGCGCGGCACTGGCTGCTTCAATTTTTCACTACCGCGAAATCGAGATCGGTGCCTGCAAGGAATACCTGCACTCGCGAGGGATTCCTGTGCGGATGGGGTCGCTTTCGTAG
- the hisA gene encoding 1-(5-phosphoribosyl)-5-[(5-phosphoribosylamino)methylideneamino]imidazole-4-carboxamide isomerase, with translation MRNFEVLPAIDLRGGKCVRLTKGDFAREKKYGDDPVAMAQRWEAEGGSRLHVVDLDGAARGSRQHGSVIGDICKALQIPVQVGGGLRDLDSIASVLDAGADRAILGTAAAQQPELIQAACERWPGHIAVGIDERAGKVATEGWLEEATVTAMQIAQSAEAGGATAIVYTDISRDGTGEGASIEATVQFAAGHKVPVIVSGGVATVADIREARAAFDRGANLCGVIIGRALYEGDIDLAEAVRLARGEG, from the coding sequence ATGAGAAATTTTGAAGTGCTTCCGGCGATCGATCTCCGTGGTGGAAAATGCGTCCGACTCACCAAGGGCGATTTTGCCCGAGAAAAGAAATATGGTGACGACCCTGTGGCCATGGCGCAGCGCTGGGAAGCCGAGGGCGGCAGTCGCTTGCACGTAGTGGACCTCGACGGAGCGGCTCGAGGCTCGAGGCAGCACGGTTCCGTCATTGGAGATATCTGCAAGGCGTTGCAGATTCCGGTTCAGGTTGGCGGCGGGCTACGCGATCTCGATTCTATCGCCTCGGTTCTGGACGCGGGCGCTGACCGTGCAATCCTCGGGACTGCCGCCGCCCAGCAGCCGGAACTGATTCAGGCCGCTTGCGAGAGATGGCCTGGTCATATCGCGGTGGGCATCGATGAACGAGCCGGGAAGGTCGCCACTGAGGGCTGGCTCGAGGAAGCGACTGTGACGGCCATGCAGATTGCCCAGTCGGCGGAGGCCGGGGGGGCTACGGCGATCGTCTATACGGATATCAGTCGCGACGGAACGGGGGAGGGCGCGAGTATCGAAGCCACCGTTCAATTTGCTGCGGGGCATAAAGTGCCGGTCATCGTTTCCGGAGGGGTGGCTACGGTTGCCGATATTCGCGAGGCGCGCGCGGCCTTTGATCGGGGCGCCAACCTCTGCGGCGTCATTATCGGTCGGGCCCTCTATGAGGGGGATATCGACCTGGCGGAGGCGGTTCGACTCGCTCGTGGTGAGGGTTGA
- the hisH gene encoding imidazole glycerol phosphate synthase subunit HisH translates to MIAVVDYGVGNLRSAAKGLERAASEEGIEATVKVTSTASVLRDADAVVLPGVGAFGACMQSLLESGLLPAVREAASSGKPFLGICVGMQILFEESDEFGPVAGLGILPGRVERLQSVDVPIPHMGWNAIRLHGEAPIMRRTEDGTYFYFVHSYAAHPAKADQIVASVEYGGATVVAAVARDNIFGTQFHPEKSQGAGIRLLGDFVARL, encoded by the coding sequence GTGATCGCGGTCGTCGACTACGGCGTCGGAAATCTGCGGAGTGCTGCCAAAGGATTGGAAAGAGCGGCATCCGAAGAGGGCATCGAAGCGACGGTGAAGGTGACCTCCACTGCGTCGGTATTGCGGGACGCGGACGCAGTCGTCTTGCCGGGGGTCGGCGCTTTTGGGGCGTGTATGCAGAGCCTTCTCGAGTCGGGCCTGTTGCCGGCCGTTCGCGAAGCCGCGAGTTCGGGCAAGCCCTTTTTGGGAATCTGTGTCGGCATGCAGATCCTTTTTGAGGAATCCGATGAGTTCGGTCCGGTGGCTGGTCTGGGAATTCTTCCCGGTCGGGTGGAGCGCCTGCAATCCGTCGATGTCCCCATTCCTCATATGGGCTGGAATGCGATTCGTCTGCATGGGGAGGCTCCGATCATGCGGCGCACCGAAGATGGGACATATTTCTATTTTGTACATTCCTATGCGGCACATCCGGCCAAGGCAGATCAGATTGTCGCTTCGGTCGAGTACGGCGGGGCGACCGTTGTTGCCGCTGTCGCCCGCGATAATATTTTCGGCACCCAATTCCATCCCGAAAAGAGCCAGGGCGCCGGGATTCGGCTGCTCGGAGATTTTGTTGCGCGCCTCTAG
- the hisB gene encoding imidazoleglycerol-phosphate dehydratase HisB — translation MAPATSNDSGNGSSKETPRRRSAQVRRETRETQISLTIDLDGTGQSKISTGVPFLDHMLELFSKHGLFDLEVEATGDLEVDQHHTVEDVGLALGQAFAQALGDKHGIRRYGSYACPLDEALVQIVVDLSGRPYLVYELEPGQERVGDFDTGLVHDFLLSFVNETRMNLHVDCIRGRNPHHMIEAAFKALSRALDAAIQVDPRVEGVPSTKGTL, via the coding sequence ATGGCTCCAGCGACTTCCAACGATTCTGGCAATGGTTCTTCGAAAGAGACTCCCCGGCGGCGATCGGCTCAAGTGCGCCGAGAGACCAGGGAAACGCAAATTTCGCTGACGATTGATCTCGACGGAACGGGTCAGTCCAAAATCTCCACGGGTGTGCCCTTTCTCGACCATATGCTGGAATTATTCTCGAAGCATGGTCTATTTGATCTCGAGGTCGAGGCTACGGGCGATCTTGAGGTTGACCAACACCACACGGTAGAGGATGTCGGATTGGCGCTTGGTCAGGCTTTTGCACAGGCGCTCGGAGACAAGCATGGAATCCGGCGCTATGGATCCTATGCCTGTCCGCTCGATGAGGCGCTGGTGCAAATCGTGGTGGATCTCAGCGGACGCCCGTATCTGGTCTACGAATTGGAGCCAGGTCAGGAGCGTGTCGGCGATTTTGATACCGGTCTGGTCCACGATTTTCTGCTTTCCTTTGTCAACGAAACGCGAATGAACCTGCATGTGGATTGTATTCGCGGCCGCAATCCTCACCATATGATTGAGGCCGCTTTCAAGGCCCTGTCTCGCGCTCTCGATGCCGCGATTCAGGTGGATCCGCGAGTTGAAGGAGTCCCCTCGACCAAGGGCACTCTGTGA